CGGTGGCGCTCGGCCACGTCCCGCGCCAGCTCCGCCGCCACCTCGTCTGCAAGCGCCTCCCATGCCATCCGGTCACGCGGCCCCGTCATATCTGCCTCCCCTGCCCGGCCCCGTCCTGCCCGGCCCCGCCCTGCACGGTACGCACGGCCGCCGCCGGATGCCCGGCCCCCAGCCGCGGCCCCCGGCCGAACAGCTTCTCGCGCAGCGTGCCCTCGGCATAGCCGGTCTTATAGAGCCCGCGGGCCTGCAATTCCGGCACCAGCAGGTCGGCCACATCGATGAAACTGCCCGGCGCCACGGTGCGGACCAGGTTGAAACCGTCGATACCGCTATCCGCCACCCGCCGGCCGATCTCTTCGGCAACCTCGCCGGCCGATCCGATCAGCGGCCGGAACCGGCTGCCCAGCGCCAGGCCGGCCAGCAGCCGGCGCACGGTCGGCTTCCCCTCCCCCTCGCCGCCAAGCCCGGCCAGGATGGAGCGGATGGCATTGCCGCCGCCGGGCGGGATGGGGATCGGCGCATCCGGGTCCAGGCTGCCGAAATCGATGCCGGTCGCCGCCGACAGCTGGGCCAGCGCCGCCTCGGGCACGGCATGGGCGGCATAATCGTGATATTTCTCCACCGCCTCGGCCCGGGTGCGGCCGATCACCGTCTGCAAGGAGCCGAAAATCTTCACCGCCGAGCGGTCCCGCCCGGCGGCCGCCAGCCGGTCTTCGATCCGCTGCACGATGGCGCGCGTGCCGGGGCCGCCATCGGCGGGGATGAAGATGCATTCGGCATGGGCGGCGGCGAAATCCAGCCCGCGCGCCGAGGCCCCGGCCTGGAACAGCACCGGCGTGCGCTGGGGCGAGGGCTCGGCCAGATGGATGGCGTCCAGGCGGAAATAGGGGCCGTCATGGCGCACCGCCCGCACCTTCGCCGGGTCGGCATAGCGCCGGGTGGTACGATCGCGGATCACGGCGTCGTCGTCCCAGCTCGCCTCCCACAGCTTGTAGGCGACCTGCATGAAATCATCGGCACGGTCATAGCGGTCATCATGCGGCAGCGTGCCGGCGGCACCGGTGGCGCGCGCCGCACTGTCCAGAAAGCCGGTGACGATGTTCCAGGCCACCCGCCCGTCGCTCAGATGATCCAGCGTCGACATCCGCCGCGCGAACAGATGCGGCGGCTCGGCCGAGACATCGGCGGTGATCC
The window above is part of the Tistrella mobilis genome. Proteins encoded here:
- a CDS encoding NtaA/DmoA family FMN-dependent monooxygenase (This protein belongs to a clade of FMN-dependent monooxygenases, within a broader family of flavin-dependent oxidoreductases, the luciferase-like monooxygenase (LMM) family, some of whose members use coenzyme F420 rather than FMN.), with the translated sequence MAPPHVLLNAFEMNAVGHLAHGVWSHPEDRATGYRRIGYWMELARILERGLFDGLFLADVTGVYDVHDGGAATAIERAVQLPVNDPAVLVPAMAAVTRHLGFGITADVSAEPPHLFARRMSTLDHLSDGRVAWNIVTGFLDSAARATGAAGTLPHDDRYDRADDFMQVAYKLWEASWDDDAVIRDRTTRRYADPAKVRAVRHDGPYFRLDAIHLAEPSPQRTPVLFQAGASARGLDFAAAHAECIFIPADGGPGTRAIVQRIEDRLAAAGRDRSAVKIFGSLQTVIGRTRAEAVEKYHDYAAHAVPEAALAQLSAATGIDFGSLDPDAPIPIPPGGGNAIRSILAGLGGEGEGKPTVRRLLAGLALGSRFRPLIGSAGEVAEEIGRRVADSGIDGFNLVRTVAPGSFIDVADLLVPELQARGLYKTGYAEGTLREKLFGRGPRLGAGHPAAAVRTVQGGAGQDGAGQGRQI